In Candidatus Amarolinea dominans, one genomic interval encodes:
- a CDS encoding VWA domain-containing protein, producing the protein MNVNTKAVRLIVILLIIFNGVLTPPFALSARAQSASERQPTDMMVVIDNSCSMFPRERIIPGCEVWGNDPEFLRIKGADLFIARLGFAEPNAADYQMGIISMGEAPPTLVSPLRPLPDVRDLLARAINSPAPQLATQLVPALRMAYRELLESPARRPANQPAVVLLTDGRPYPEAGQSSAVIESLVAEHPDIPLFVILLQNPARTEEGFERYIKLWEGFQRTYSHVRTYRVNNARDIEKTYNEIVAQLQNTIPTSGFPLAPGETLRVYVSRYVQRLIVTISHESDSPKGSVEIKDPGDTIVQDSDPDVEWFRGTDNPFEVISIGTKRLDKAPRDDIWTVTSSSPVTVFLDRAGAYDFKFLAPELIHTTVTNQYAVSGRQSPSLPFVVRFQLVDKAENAIREPQPISGRIVHPDGSIAELRIPVTLAPNADGVYEIIHDFATTYPAALTTSGRFMLMFEAGSADDREGRRIPIARADLLVDVGRGAYIKEVSPEPFVCAGGQPTILTVTAGDLDAARVESVVVRAARVSEPGSEVMFAPGGGDTYVGDLNDLCQRMLTDLTCDASVDDTLRVWLVSESQDGTVPPRSDHTVAVKAQGPVCTPTPTPTPIPPTPTPTPLPPDTDSDTIRDPSDSCPTQAQWSVLPRFDGCPPPIWLIILLGLLALGMLAFLVLYLIPLLLVTTISPPPDGYVLICEGPKALGAVKPLRSIGLSARSSKITIGPKGHIKVGSVKPTRGTKPAPGVKPTPGAKPASDIKPVLFRVERRGKESVVVDAATGALRFVIREIPNSLTYGDVTLKFSTDQKQLHC; encoded by the coding sequence ATGAACGTCAATACAAAAGCCGTGCGTTTGATCGTCATTCTCCTGATCATCTTCAACGGTGTTCTGACGCCGCCATTCGCGCTGTCCGCGCGGGCGCAATCGGCGAGCGAGCGTCAGCCGACCGACATGATGGTGGTGATTGACAACTCATGCAGTATGTTCCCGCGTGAAAGAATTATCCCCGGTTGCGAGGTGTGGGGCAACGACCCGGAGTTCTTGCGCATCAAAGGCGCCGATCTGTTCATCGCACGCCTGGGATTTGCCGAGCCTAATGCGGCAGATTACCAGATGGGGATCATCAGCATGGGTGAAGCTCCACCAACGCTGGTCAGCCCCCTGCGTCCCCTGCCCGATGTGCGCGATTTGCTGGCCCGTGCGATCAACTCACCGGCGCCCCAACTGGCGACACAACTCGTTCCTGCCCTACGGATGGCTTATCGTGAGCTGCTCGAATCTCCTGCTCGCCGCCCTGCCAATCAACCGGCGGTTGTGCTGCTCACCGACGGACGTCCGTATCCTGAAGCCGGACAAAGCAGCGCCGTGATCGAAAGCCTGGTGGCCGAACACCCTGATATTCCATTGTTCGTGATTCTTCTGCAAAATCCTGCCAGAACAGAGGAGGGATTCGAGCGCTACATCAAACTGTGGGAGGGGTTTCAGCGCACGTACAGCCATGTACGCACCTACCGCGTCAACAACGCTCGCGACATCGAGAAAACCTACAACGAGATCGTGGCGCAGTTGCAAAACACCATTCCAACGTCGGGATTTCCCCTGGCGCCTGGCGAGACACTGCGGGTCTACGTCAGCCGCTATGTGCAGCGTCTGATCGTGACGATCAGTCATGAATCTGACAGTCCTAAGGGAAGCGTCGAAATCAAAGACCCTGGTGATACGATTGTTCAGGACAGCGACCCCGATGTCGAATGGTTTCGCGGCACTGACAATCCTTTCGAAGTGATCTCGATTGGTACGAAGCGATTGGACAAGGCGCCGCGCGACGACATCTGGACCGTGACATCCAGTTCGCCAGTCACGGTCTTCCTGGATCGAGCAGGCGCATATGACTTCAAGTTCCTCGCGCCGGAGCTTATTCATACTACCGTCACTAATCAGTACGCGGTTTCTGGTCGCCAATCGCCGTCGCTGCCATTTGTGGTGCGTTTTCAGTTGGTGGACAAGGCAGAGAATGCGATTCGAGAACCACAACCGATCAGCGGCCGTATCGTTCACCCCGATGGCAGCATTGCCGAGCTGCGTATCCCGGTTACGTTGGCGCCCAACGCCGATGGCGTCTACGAGATCATTCATGATTTTGCCACCACCTACCCGGCGGCGTTGACCACCTCGGGGCGCTTCATGCTGATGTTCGAGGCTGGTTCAGCCGACGACCGCGAAGGCCGACGCATTCCGATCGCACGCGCCGACCTGTTGGTAGACGTAGGTCGCGGAGCTTATATCAAGGAGGTGTCTCCAGAGCCTTTCGTCTGCGCAGGAGGACAGCCAACCATTCTAACGGTAACGGCGGGTGATCTCGATGCTGCGCGTGTCGAGAGCGTCGTAGTGCGCGCCGCGCGAGTCTCCGAACCGGGCAGCGAAGTGATGTTTGCACCTGGGGGAGGCGATACGTATGTGGGCGATCTGAACGATCTGTGTCAGCGTATGTTGACCGACCTGACGTGCGACGCCAGCGTGGACGACACGCTGCGCGTTTGGCTCGTTTCGGAGAGCCAGGATGGGACTGTGCCGCCGCGCAGCGACCACACGGTGGCTGTGAAAGCCCAGGGGCCAGTCTGTACGCCGACGCCGACGCCGACGCCCATTCCCCCAACGCCGACGCCCACGCCGCTGCCGCCTGACACCGATAGCGACACCATTCGAGACCCGAGCGACAGCTGCCCAACGCAGGCGCAGTGGTCGGTGTTGCCGCGCTTCGATGGATGCCCCCCGCCTATCTGGCTCATCATCCTGCTCGGGTTGTTGGCCCTGGGCATGCTGGCGTTCTTGGTTTTGTATCTGATTCCCTTACTCCTGGTAACGACCATCTCACCGCCTCCGGATGGGTATGTATTGATTTGTGAAGGCCCGAAAGCGCTGGGCGCGGTCAAGCCTCTTCGCAGCATCGGATTGAGCGCGCGCAGTTCGAAGATCACGATTGGCCCCAAAGGTCATATCAAGGTGGGAAGCGTCAAGCCAACGCGTGGCACCAAACCAGCACCTGGCGTCAAGCCAACGCCTGGAGCAAAACCGGCATCCGACATCAAGCCGGTGCTGTTCCGTGTGGAGCGTCGGGGCAAAGAATCGGTTGTCGTAGATGCCGCCACAGGCGCTCTGCGATTCGTCATCCGTGAGATTCCGAACTCGCTCACGTATGGTGACGTGACGCTCAAGTTCTCAACTGATCAGAAGCAGTTGCATTGTTAA
- a CDS encoding PQQ-binding-like beta-propeller repeat protein: protein MSEASLTIVRWLFVGAPGNSLALSEDGHYLLVGSEHDLRILDRWGNNPFRYYAPPAPGRKTEEDLPFCAAAVTPDMRRALAGLRSGEVFRLELMWDGDAVSGWPEQIRAETNDIYSMSLAPDASLMAIGHLGPALTVLDWDGQTVWRRHPADHTPTDGKTWAVALSSDAATLYVGSSGTERCLLAALDASSGKPRAGKRLWQRVTQLAALPAPLAVVAVLGSNGESQVAAFAPDLTEPAWTYSLDLGEQVTALTTDQAANLVVCGTNSGAVMVLDGRHGELLARTDALRSTVLSLAMTAGRYLVAGIHENRVAYLEYIPPTSDEELAL from the coding sequence ATGAGCGAGGCATCCCTGACCATTGTGCGCTGGCTCTTCGTTGGCGCACCGGGCAATTCGCTGGCGCTGAGCGAGGACGGCCACTATCTGTTGGTAGGCAGCGAACACGATCTGCGCATTCTCGACCGCTGGGGCAACAATCCCTTCCGTTATTACGCGCCCCCCGCGCCGGGGCGCAAGACCGAAGAGGATCTGCCCTTCTGTGCAGCGGCCGTGACGCCCGACATGCGCCGCGCCCTGGCCGGCCTTCGCTCGGGTGAGGTCTTTCGACTCGAGCTGATGTGGGATGGGGATGCCGTCAGCGGCTGGCCGGAGCAAATCCGCGCCGAGACGAACGATATCTACTCCATGAGCCTGGCGCCCGACGCCAGTCTCATGGCTATCGGCCATCTTGGCCCGGCCCTGACGGTGTTGGATTGGGACGGACAGACGGTTTGGCGCCGGCATCCGGCCGACCATACGCCGACAGACGGCAAGACTTGGGCAGTTGCCTTGAGCAGCGACGCCGCCACCCTCTACGTCGGTTCGTCGGGCACCGAACGCTGTCTGCTGGCGGCCCTGGACGCCAGCAGCGGTAAACCGCGGGCTGGCAAGCGCTTGTGGCAGCGTGTAACACAACTGGCCGCTCTGCCGGCGCCGCTCGCCGTTGTGGCTGTCCTCGGCAGCAACGGCGAGAGTCAGGTGGCCGCTTTTGCGCCAGATTTGACTGAGCCAGCGTGGACCTACAGCCTCGACCTGGGCGAGCAGGTCACGGCTTTGACCACCGATCAGGCCGCCAACCTGGTGGTGTGCGGCACGAACAGCGGCGCGGTCATGGTGCTGGATGGGCGCCATGGCGAACTGTTGGCGCGTACGGATGCACTTCGTTCGACCGTGCTCTCGTTGGCAATGACAGCCGGCCGCTACCTGGTGGCCGGCATTCATGAAAATCGTGTGGCTTACCTGGAATACATCCCTCCCACGAGCGATGAGGAGCTGGCACTGTAA
- a CDS encoding VWA domain-containing protein has translation MLLDTSPSAGKPIAGSNLFRAKQILRSLWAQMDQPVYTQFDDRAPQRSRLAIVTVDTGVTAPEINVRLPLTDTTEVVSNTIVAIDNGADSEFATGINRSLELLRDTARPAAQKVLILLFHDNFFALQPGVQDAIRQAPADTMVFILINWLNVPSAPNDERLQEADAAKLTAAERVVRDPSAEDLRRLFVRAAGSSTDVLARGFRVYDEISPAGLVDIIGIENGGRLDSGRVVWDVSEVSSSQPVELSYRFRVRTGVSSPLQARTGAACLDCNGFLHTYLDQNGQPVTTPVVDEVVVVGDAPAATLTPTSTSTPVAGGATTIILTPGPGAPIVTPSVRFDWRWLLLLLIPLIGFLLWRLLERRPPPPPPPPPPPPPPPPPPPPHLCHHPHLCHQMARRLRKALRWRRVRSWLDCVLHQS, from the coding sequence GTGTTACTTGACACCTCACCCAGCGCCGGGAAACCGATCGCGGGGTCGAATCTGTTCCGGGCCAAGCAGATCTTGCGCTCGCTGTGGGCGCAGATGGACCAACCGGTGTATACCCAGTTCGATGACAGAGCGCCGCAGCGCTCCCGTCTGGCGATTGTCACCGTTGACACCGGCGTGACGGCGCCTGAGATCAACGTGCGGCTGCCGTTGACCGATACCACTGAGGTTGTCAGCAACACGATTGTGGCGATTGACAATGGCGCTGACAGCGAGTTTGCCACTGGAATCAATCGCTCCCTCGAATTGCTGCGCGATACGGCCCGGCCGGCAGCACAAAAGGTGCTGATCCTGCTGTTTCACGACAACTTCTTCGCCCTGCAGCCAGGCGTGCAGGATGCGATTCGTCAGGCTCCTGCTGACACAATGGTCTTTATCCTCATCAACTGGCTCAACGTACCGAGCGCGCCGAATGACGAACGCCTTCAGGAGGCGGATGCGGCAAAGCTCACGGCCGCTGAGCGGGTGGTGCGAGATCCGTCAGCCGAGGACTTGCGTCGCTTGTTCGTGCGGGCAGCCGGCAGCAGCACCGACGTGCTGGCGCGCGGTTTCCGCGTTTACGACGAAATCTCGCCCGCCGGCCTGGTAGACATCATTGGCATCGAAAACGGAGGTCGCCTGGATAGCGGCCGCGTGGTATGGGACGTCAGTGAAGTGAGCAGCAGCCAACCGGTTGAGCTGAGCTATCGTTTTCGGGTGCGCACAGGCGTCTCATCACCCCTCCAGGCGCGGACAGGCGCCGCGTGCCTGGACTGCAATGGGTTCTTGCACACCTATCTCGACCAGAACGGTCAGCCTGTCACGACGCCTGTAGTGGATGAGGTGGTCGTGGTTGGAGACGCGCCGGCGGCGACACTTACGCCGACATCCACGTCAACACCGGTCGCCGGTGGCGCCACGACGATCATACTTACGCCTGGCCCTGGCGCGCCGATCGTAACGCCATCCGTTCGCTTCGATTGGCGTTGGCTGCTGTTATTACTCATCCCGCTGATTGGCTTCCTGTTGTGGCGGCTTTTGGAGCGAAGGCCGCCGCCACCCCCGCCGCCGCCACCCCCGCCGCCGCCACCCCCCCCGCCGCCGCCACCCCACCTCTGCCACCACCCCCACCTCTGCCACCAAATGGCAAGAAGATTGAGGAAGGCCCTGCGGTGGAGGAGAGTGCGCTCTTGGCTAGATTGCGTGCTGCATCAGTCATAG
- a CDS encoding IPT/TIG domain-containing protein: protein MPDAIQRLHEQRKVLETLQELSGKLREAEAALSGKAAAALAQSLAVRQQLDSLPPEFLPRERQALLARVQTLDGRIDEALRQQVRGIFAKQRTHTADALRKDYLEVGLKNPGLLKRLTDALVTATEALNQEETGAANSKVQAQQRWQAVHDACDGKQPELAAARKKAKGYLPPWWQKHWPLLAGSATLVMLLALVIIYVAPPREGPVIAGLEPSSVDAASGPRTLIVSGSNFADDAVVEWVGKNNETVVLTPTLRSTDRVTVTVGADLLQQAGTVYISVRNGATNLVSSGRSLTIQALTATPTYTPVTLTDTPVPPTNTPVPPTPTPSPIVGDLPCVLKLTVSDSGEAKLPIDVVTVGESKSGPVAWSFSVLPVVEKDCGQNGQSDVEEIIKRGYRFTPADEESWILERTSPTLRLKKVGPLKVELAQEWRVKALSENQDVGSLTFGLEYQISAEEWKTVQGSDGQPLRITLTWGPVTVATATPTATPKPTRTPTPTPSWLDGTITLIEPTSDATLNGAVNRIFKWSWDGQSLQSPQVYVVEYTQHAWNGPKKYTCKSEKESCEVYLPSYEYTWKVWIEDGNGNIISNASPEWKFVVSELKPK, encoded by the coding sequence ATGCCTGACGCCATCCAACGTTTGCATGAGCAGCGTAAGGTGCTGGAAACCCTTCAGGAGCTGTCGGGAAAGCTACGGGAGGCCGAGGCGGCGTTGAGCGGCAAGGCGGCCGCAGCCCTGGCGCAGAGCCTGGCCGTCCGCCAGCAGCTAGATAGTCTCCCGCCTGAGTTCCTGCCGCGTGAGCGACAGGCGCTGCTGGCGCGCGTGCAGACGCTGGACGGCCGCATAGATGAGGCCCTGCGCCAGCAGGTGCGCGGCATCTTTGCGAAGCAGCGCACGCATACCGCTGACGCTCTGCGCAAAGACTACCTGGAAGTGGGGCTGAAGAACCCGGGTCTGCTGAAGCGGCTGACCGATGCCCTGGTGACTGCGACCGAGGCGCTGAACCAGGAGGAAACCGGCGCGGCGAACAGCAAGGTGCAGGCGCAGCAGCGCTGGCAGGCGGTGCATGACGCTTGCGACGGGAAGCAGCCCGAATTGGCGGCGGCGCGCAAGAAGGCCAAGGGCTACCTGCCGCCGTGGTGGCAGAAGCACTGGCCCTTGTTGGCAGGCAGCGCGACCCTGGTCATGCTCCTGGCGCTCGTCATTATCTATGTGGCGCCGCCTCGAGAAGGACCTGTCATTGCCGGACTCGAACCATCCTCCGTAGACGCCGCAAGCGGCCCGAGGACGCTGATCGTGAGCGGCAGCAATTTTGCTGACGATGCGGTAGTGGAATGGGTGGGTAAGAACAACGAGACCGTGGTCCTGACCCCAACCCTGCGCTCCACCGACCGGGTGACGGTGACCGTTGGCGCGGACTTGCTGCAACAGGCCGGGACTGTGTATATCAGCGTGCGCAATGGCGCCACAAATCTGGTTTCCAGCGGGAGGTCATTGACGATCCAGGCGCTCACAGCGACGCCGACCTACACCCCTGTGACGCTAACCGACACCCCCGTGCCACCAACCAACACTCCTGTGCCACCGACGCCCACGCCGTCCCCGATCGTTGGAGACCTGCCGTGCGTGTTGAAGCTGACGGTGAGCGATAGCGGCGAGGCCAAGCTACCGATTGACGTGGTTACCGTTGGCGAGTCGAAGAGTGGACCTGTTGCATGGTCGTTCAGTGTGCTTCCCGTTGTCGAGAAGGATTGTGGCCAAAACGGTCAAAGCGATGTGGAAGAAATCATCAAACGGGGCTACCGATTCACGCCGGCTGATGAAGAGAGCTGGATTCTCGAGCGCACATCGCCCACGCTCCGGCTCAAGAAAGTTGGTCCCCTGAAGGTCGAACTTGCCCAGGAATGGCGTGTCAAGGCCCTGTCGGAAAACCAGGATGTGGGCAGTCTCACCTTTGGCTTGGAATATCAGATAAGCGCTGAGGAATGGAAAACGGTCCAGGGAAGCGACGGCCAGCCTTTGCGGATCACCTTGACATGGGGTCCGGTTACCGTGGCAACGGCGACGCCGACCGCAACGCCGAAGCCGACACGGACCCCCACACCAACGCCGAGCTGGCTCGACGGGACGATCACACTCATCGAGCCTACATCGGATGCCACCCTGAATGGAGCTGTAAACCGGATATTCAAATGGAGCTGGGACGGGCAATCTCTACAAAGCCCTCAAGTGTATGTAGTGGAGTACACCCAGCACGCCTGGAACGGTCCCAAGAAGTATACATGCAAATCGGAGAAGGAGTCATGTGAGGTGTACTTACCATCGTATGAATACACATGGAAAGTATGGATCGAGGATGGGAACGGCAATATAATCAGTAATGCGTCTCCTGAATGGAAGTTCGTGGTTAGTGAACTGAAGCCGAAATAG